From Planctomycetota bacterium, a single genomic window includes:
- a CDS encoding GDSL-type esterase/lipase family protein has product MRVAAHWPIAALIALAGVLAPPAHAGAPDGWWNPAWSHRTQVRVRLAPCEPLGFRYRPPNAGDDLVAAEARIPCLAKLQGSAQQEVRVLDAGGNLLPCVAEGPDGRGLLTVTFPARRTITGQLATAIQDATKTVPLNIGADKAVTPGTRFYALAGSGRIATLEVDSVAEKTCVARVVDKTTPNIAQGIPVESDVLTSADYFIYYGNPKPEGEAPRWTPKAATVNLYGWRVTDGNLLNALEEARGTYRKVPVEQIRAALRNSPAFVGSASLTQIDNRANPLEYEGAYHLSVYESFVYCDIAGYWRFSVDSAAPAYLFLDGKFTAQRPSFYYQVAGNFEHRGKIELSQGYHHLLMIAAETGKQNTRLGWQRPIDTVFELVPPSFFVNRIAAEIVAAEAQSLTSQVFFTYELSPLSVTAENGKRYQFVQFTNLSRLGPEAAAAYSWDFGNGTQSHEGSPGCLFEVPAGPTVAGFPVTLQASVGGKPAGQYQQTVYCDPRPTEKLNLSLDIVSFSNIVYYDERTSIAVRLRNTGFSPVIVRATGRLENRDGRQIIVSQDLRIDGKDENFCILPVDMKELPDKTALLDLDVRLGNQTVLETAARIVPFTTLGTPGTVAVKDGQIILGPGGPYTGVAWTGEFPTLNYVVSLDAQCLAGHNLCQITFPVGSAHCTLRPRAWDVRFTPGRWHEIRLRVTDAKVEAWLDGKAVVDVPRAKADNALPLAFDALTPFGLHAALSAQVAVRRVALSRIPPAPAPPPAPEGPPPPPPAELFDGSLRNWKVVAETDLNLLQRGLGSLHDYLGRRVMLASEIEDADRHLEWVFARWFRDRHLASRRRVLLLGDRMAGPPQPGQKLDDYVTLLDQSLAASGRAFQFVQRTTGLLPTLPDIILLARTLEALRPLPDVIVLSPGLADVQQAVGERDFARSFDLMIDAVRATGRPIKILIVSPPPCPRNVRLSRLYTEAAARVARQHHAGFLDLHALLAPEGADWLEACYAAPSAEGLYLDTPNQAAHRRIAEAIAGQIKP; this is encoded by the coding sequence ATGCGCGTTGCCGCTCACTGGCCAATCGCCGCCCTGATCGCCCTCGCCGGGGTCCTCGCCCCGCCCGCCCACGCCGGCGCCCCGGACGGGTGGTGGAACCCGGCGTGGTCCCATCGCACCCAGGTCCGTGTCCGCCTGGCACCCTGCGAGCCCCTGGGCTTCCGCTACAGACCCCCGAACGCCGGCGACGACCTCGTGGCCGCCGAAGCCAGGATCCCCTGCCTCGCGAAGCTCCAGGGCAGCGCGCAGCAGGAGGTCCGCGTGCTCGACGCCGGCGGCAACCTGCTCCCCTGCGTCGCCGAGGGGCCCGACGGGCGCGGGCTGCTCACCGTCACCTTCCCGGCCCGCCGCACGATCACCGGCCAGCTCGCCACCGCCATCCAGGACGCCACGAAGACCGTCCCCCTGAACATCGGGGCCGACAAGGCCGTCACCCCGGGAACCCGCTTCTACGCGTTGGCCGGCTCCGGCCGCATCGCCACCCTCGAGGTGGACTCCGTCGCCGAGAAGACCTGCGTCGCCCGCGTCGTGGACAAGACCACACCGAACATCGCGCAGGGGATTCCCGTCGAGTCGGACGTGCTGACCTCGGCCGACTACTTCATCTACTACGGGAACCCCAAGCCGGAGGGCGAGGCGCCGCGCTGGACGCCCAAGGCCGCCACCGTGAACCTCTACGGCTGGCGCGTGACCGACGGCAACCTGCTCAACGCGCTCGAGGAGGCCCGCGGCACCTACCGCAAAGTGCCGGTCGAGCAGATTCGCGCCGCCCTGCGCAACAGCCCGGCCTTCGTGGGCTCGGCCAGCCTCACCCAGATTGACAACCGGGCCAACCCCCTCGAATACGAGGGGGCCTACCACCTCAGCGTCTACGAGAGCTTCGTCTACTGCGACATCGCCGGCTACTGGCGCTTCTCGGTAGACAGCGCCGCCCCGGCCTACCTCTTCCTCGACGGCAAGTTCACCGCCCAACGGCCCAGCTTCTACTACCAGGTCGCCGGCAACTTCGAGCACCGCGGCAAGATCGAACTGTCGCAGGGCTACCACCATCTGCTCATGATTGCGGCCGAGACCGGCAAGCAGAACACGCGCCTCGGCTGGCAACGCCCGATTGACACGGTCTTCGAACTCGTGCCCCCCAGCTTCTTCGTCAACCGCATCGCCGCCGAGATCGTGGCGGCCGAGGCCCAGTCGCTGACCTCCCAGGTCTTCTTCACCTACGAGCTCTCCCCCCTATCGGTCACCGCCGAGAACGGCAAGCGGTACCAGTTCGTCCAGTTCACCAATCTGAGCCGGCTCGGCCCCGAGGCCGCCGCGGCCTACTCGTGGGACTTCGGCAACGGCACCCAGTCTCACGAGGGGTCCCCCGGCTGCCTCTTCGAGGTGCCGGCCGGCCCCACGGTCGCGGGCTTCCCCGTGACCCTCCAGGCCAGCGTAGGCGGCAAGCCCGCAGGGCAGTACCAGCAGACCGTCTACTGCGACCCGCGCCCCACCGAGAAGCTGAACCTGTCCCTCGACATCGTGAGCTTCTCGAACATCGTTTACTACGACGAGCGCACCAGCATCGCCGTCCGCCTGCGCAACACGGGCTTCAGCCCTGTCATCGTCCGGGCCACCGGCCGCCTCGAGAACCGCGACGGGCGCCAGATCATCGTGAGCCAGGACCTCCGCATTGACGGCAAGGACGAGAACTTCTGCATCCTGCCGGTCGACATGAAGGAGCTGCCCGACAAGACGGCCCTGCTCGACCTCGACGTGCGCCTCGGCAACCAGACCGTGCTCGAGACCGCCGCGCGCATCGTGCCGTTCACCACCCTCGGCACCCCGGGAACCGTCGCCGTCAAGGACGGCCAGATCATCCTGGGGCCCGGCGGCCCCTACACAGGCGTCGCCTGGACCGGCGAATTCCCCACCCTCAACTACGTGGTCTCGCTCGACGCCCAGTGTCTCGCAGGCCACAACCTCTGCCAGATCACGTTCCCCGTCGGCAGCGCACACTGCACGCTGCGCCCACGGGCCTGGGATGTCCGCTTCACCCCGGGCCGCTGGCACGAGATTCGCCTGCGCGTGACCGACGCCAAGGTGGAGGCCTGGCTGGACGGCAAAGCGGTGGTGGACGTGCCGCGCGCCAAGGCCGACAACGCGCTCCCCCTGGCCTTCGACGCGCTCACCCCCTTCGGCCTCCACGCGGCCCTCAGCGCCCAGGTCGCCGTGCGCCGCGTCGCCCTGAGTCGCATCCCGCCGGCCCCCGCGCCCCCGCCCGCGCCCGAGGGCCCGCCGCCGCCACCCCCGGCCGAACTCTTCGACGGCTCGCTGCGCAACTGGAAGGTCGTGGCGGAGACCGACCTGAACCTCCTCCAGCGAGGCCTCGGCAGCCTGCACGACTACCTGGGCCGCCGCGTCATGCTCGCCTCCGAGATCGAGGACGCCGATCGCCACCTCGAATGGGTCTTCGCCCGCTGGTTCCGCGACCGCCACCTCGCCAGCCGCCGCCGCGTGCTGCTGTTGGGCGACCGCATGGCAGGCCCGCCGCAGCCCGGCCAGAAGCTCGACGACTATGTCACTCTCCTCGACCAGTCGCTCGCCGCCAGCGGACGCGCCTTCCAGTTCGTCCAGCGCACCACAGGCCTCCTGCCGACCCTCCCCGACATCATCCTCCTCGCACGCACCCTCGAGGCCCTGCGGCCGCTGCCCGACGTCATCGTCCTCAGCCCGGGCCTGGCCGACGTCCAGCAAGCCGTCGGCGAGCGCGACTTCGCCCGCTCCTTCGACCTGATGATTGACGCCGTGCGGGCCACGGGCAGGCCCATCAAGATCCTCATCGTCTCCCCGCCCCCCTGCCCCCGCAACGTCCGCCTCTCCCGCCTGTACACCGAGGCCGCCGCGCGGGTGGCGCGCCAGCATCACGCGGGGTTCCTCGACCTCCACGCGCTCCTCGCGCCCGAGGGCGCCGACTGGCTCGAGGCCTGCTACGCCGCACCCTCGGCGGAGGGCCTCTACCTCGATACCCCCAACCAGGCGGCCCACCGCCGCATCGCCGAGGCCATCGCAGGGCAGATCAAGCCATGA